The Candidatus Eisenbacteria bacterium nucleotide sequence CATGTAAGAATCCTGGAGGATAGATTTCCCCACTTGGTCGTCAAGGACGAGGAGGGGGGACGGTCGTTCCGTTCCGCCGGAGGGGCGGAGATCTTCCGCCTCGAAGCGGACGGCCGGCGTCTCCGTCTCCCCGTTTCGCGCAAAGTCCTCGACGATCTCTTTGGAGGGCTCCCGTTCCCGGTGGAGTCCTCCGACCGCGCCTCGGTGGTGCCGCTTGCGGATGTCGGGGAACCCGAGCTGATCTTCGCGTTGATCGAAGCGCTCGAAGAGCAGGCGGGCGCTTCGCCCGGTCATGACGAACCGAAAGCCGCCGCGCCCGCTCGCCGTATCGCGCCGGAGGCGCCCTCGCGGATCCCGACGCGCCTCTTGCGAATCGCTCTCGCCGGGATCGCCCTTCTTCTCGCGCTCTTCCTCGGGTTCTCGTGGAAGCTCGCGCAGAAGAGCCTCGACCAAGACCGCGAGCAGTGGATCGAAACGCTCCTCCGCCGCTGACGAACCGCGCCGGTCGGTCGGCCCGCGCCGGTTGACACGTCTCCGCGCTTCTCCTATTCTCATCCATAGATCGGGCGTGTTTCGGTGCTTGTCGCTCGGGCGGAAGCGCCGCTTTCACCGAGAGTCCCTCCAACCCCGGGTGCTTTCTTGCGGTCGAACGGCGGAGACCTCGCTCGCAGGATTCTCGAGGGGGATCGGATCTCCCTCGCCCGCGCGATTTCCCTGGTCGAGAACGAGAGCGACGGAGCGGGGGCCCTTCTCGACGCGCTCTACCCGCGAACGGGTGCCGCGTATCGCCTGGGCGTGACCGGTCCGCCCGGTGCGGGGAAGAGCACGCTCGTCGGGCGCCTCGCGCGCGCCTACTGGGAAGCGGGAAAGCGCGTGGGCGTCGTCGCGGTCGACCCGTCGAGTCCGTTCACGCACGGGGCGCTCCTCGGCGACCGCATCCGCTTCCAAGATCTCCCGAATGATCCGCGCCTCTTCGTGCGAAGCATGGCCTCGCGCGGAAGCCCGGGCGGCCTCGCGTTCCGGACCGGAGAGGCGTGCGACCTTCTCGACGCGTTCGGCATGGAGATCGTTCTTGTCGAAACGGTCGGCGTCGGCCAATCGGAGCTCGACGTCGCCCGCGCCGTTCACACGACGGTGGTTGTGCTCGTCCCGGAGTCGGGAGACGAGGTCCAGGCGATGAAGGCCGGCCTCATGGAGATCGGCCATGTCTTCGCCGTGAACAAGGCGGACCGCGAGGGGGCGGCGCGGATCACTCGAAACCTCAAGGATATGCTTCTCCTGCGCAGGCCGGCGCCAGACTCGTGGGTCCCTCCCGTGCAGCCGGTCTCCGCCCTTCGCGGCGATCATCTCGACGAGCTTCTCGATGCGATCGGGAAGCATCGGCGCCATCTCGAGGAGGCCGGCGCGCTCGGCCGCCTCAAGCGAGAGCGCGCGGAGCAGAGGATCCGCGAGATCGTGGAGTCGGAGCTCGCCTCGACGTTTTGGATGCGCGAGGGGATCCCGGCGCGGCTCAAGGACGCGCTCGCGCGTATCGAGGAAGGCCGCTCCTCCCCGTATCGGGAAGCGGCCGACCTTCTGCATGGTGCCGGGAAGGAGAAGGAGACCCGATGACCGGTCATCCGAAAAGGAAGCGGGGGGCGGGAGACGAAGATGGGTTTCGCACGCTCTCCGGGCTTCCCGTGAAGCCGCTCTACCGCCCCGAGGATCTTGCCGGGTTCGATCCGGCGCGCGATCTCGGCCGGCCGGGGGAGTGGCCGTTCACGAGGGGCGTGCACGCGGACATGTATCGCGGGCGCCTCTGGACGATGCGGCAGTTCGCGGGGTTCGGCACCGCCGCGGACACGAACCGACGCTTCCTCTATCTCCTCGAAAAGGGGCAGACCGGGCTCTCGACCGCGTTCGACATGCCGACGCTGATGGGCCACGACTCGGACGGCCCCCTCTCTCTCGGAGAGGTCGGGCGGGAGGGGGTCGCGATCGACACGATCGAGGACATGGAGACGCTCTTTCGCGATATCCCCCTCGAGCGCGTCTCGACCTCGATGACGATCAACGGCCCCGCCGCGATGATTCTCGCTCTCTACATCGTCGCCGCGGAGAGGCAGGGGGTGCCGCCGCACAAGCTCCGAGGCACGCTCCAGAACGACATCCTCAAGGAGTACATCGCGCAGAAGGAGTGGATCTATCCGCCGAGGCCCTCGCTCCGGATCATCACCGACATGCTCGCTTACTGCACGCGGGAGATGCCGCTCTGGAACACGATCTCGATCAGCGGCTATCACATCCGCGAGGCGGGCTCGACCGCGGTGCAGGAGCTCGCCTTCACGCTCGCCGACGGGTTCACGTACGTCGAGGCGGGGATCGAGGCGGGGCTCGACGTGGACGCGTTCGCGCCGCGCCTCTCGTTCTTTTTCAACGCGCATAACGATTTCTTCGAGGAGATCGCGAAGTACCGCGCGGCGCGGCGGATCTGGGCGCGCAGCATGCGCGAGAAGTACGGTGCGAAGAACCCGCGAAGCTGGATGCTCCGCTTCCACACGCAGACGGCCGGCTGCTCGCTCACGGCGCAACAGCCGGAGAACAACATCGTGCGCGTCGCGTATCAAGCGCTCGCGGCGGTGCTCGGGGGAACGCAGTCGCTTCACACGAACTCGATGGACGAGGCGCTCGCGCTCCCGACCGAGAAGGCGGTGCGGATCGCGCTCCGCACGCAGCAGATCCTCGCGCACGAGACAGGGGTCGCCTCGGTCGTGGATCCTCTGGGGGGCTCCTATTTCGTGGAGGAACTCACGAACCGGATGGAGCGGGAGGCGGGGCGGATCTTCGCCGAGATCGAGGAGAGGGGAGGGGTGGTCGCCGGGATCGAGGAGGGCTTCTTCCAGCGCGAGATCGCCGAGGCGGCGTGGCGATACCAGAAGGACATGGAGAGCGGCGCGAGCGTGATCGTCGGCGTGAACGAACACGCGGACGGGGAGGAGGAGCTCCCGCCGATTCTGGAGATCGATCCGGCGGTGGAGAAGGAGCAGGTGGAGCGCCTCGCAAGGTTTCGCGACAAGCGCGAAAAGGCCGCGGCGGAGCGGGCGATCGCGAGATTGCGCGCGGCCGGGGAGTCGGGGGAGAACCTCATGCCGGTTCTTCTCGATGCGGTCCGAGCCGGCGCGACCCTCGGGGAGATGTGCGACGCGCTCCGCGGCGTCTTCGGCGAGTACCGGGAACCCGCGGTCTTCTAGCGTACCTGATACCCTATTTCTGACTGATACCCTTGAAACAGGGTATCAGGTACCGAAGGAGAGAGAAGCATGCAAGGACCGATTCGCGTCCTCGTAGCGAAGGTGGGGCTGGACGGTCACGACCGCGGCGTGAAGGTCGTGGCGAGCGCTCTTCGCGACGCGGGGATGGAGGTGATCTACACCGGTCTTCACCAAACGCCGGAGAAGGTCGCGCAGGCGGCGCTTGAAGAGGACGTGGACGTTGTCGCGATCAGCATCCTCTCGGGCGCGCACATGACCCTCTTCCCGCGCGT carries:
- the meaB gene encoding methylmalonyl Co-A mutase-associated GTPase MeaB, whose product is MRSNGGDLARRILEGDRISLARAISLVENESDGAGALLDALYPRTGAAYRLGVTGPPGAGKSTLVGRLARAYWEAGKRVGVVAVDPSSPFTHGALLGDRIRFQDLPNDPRLFVRSMASRGSPGGLAFRTGEACDLLDAFGMEIVLVETVGVGQSELDVARAVHTTVVVLVPESGDEVQAMKAGLMEIGHVFAVNKADREGAARITRNLKDMLLLRRPAPDSWVPPVQPVSALRGDHLDELLDAIGKHRRHLEEAGALGRLKRERAEQRIREIVESELASTFWMREGIPARLKDALARIEEGRSSPYREAADLLHGAGKEKETR
- a CDS encoding methylmalonyl-CoA mutase family protein, with product MTGHPKRKRGAGDEDGFRTLSGLPVKPLYRPEDLAGFDPARDLGRPGEWPFTRGVHADMYRGRLWTMRQFAGFGTAADTNRRFLYLLEKGQTGLSTAFDMPTLMGHDSDGPLSLGEVGREGVAIDTIEDMETLFRDIPLERVSTSMTINGPAAMILALYIVAAERQGVPPHKLRGTLQNDILKEYIAQKEWIYPPRPSLRIITDMLAYCTREMPLWNTISISGYHIREAGSTAVQELAFTLADGFTYVEAGIEAGLDVDAFAPRLSFFFNAHNDFFEEIAKYRAARRIWARSMREKYGAKNPRSWMLRFHTQTAGCSLTAQQPENNIVRVAYQALAAVLGGTQSLHTNSMDEALALPTEKAVRIALRTQQILAHETGVASVVDPLGGSYFVEELTNRMEREAGRIFAEIEERGGVVAGIEEGFFQREIAEAAWRYQKDMESGASVIVGVNEHADGEEELPPILEIDPAVEKEQVERLARFRDKREKAAAERAIARLRAAGESGENLMPVLLDAVRAGATLGEMCDALRGVFGEYREPAVF
- a CDS encoding cobalamin B12-binding domain-containing protein; this encodes MQGPIRVLVAKVGLDGHDRGVKVVASALRDAGMEVIYTGLHQTPEKVAQAALEEDVDVVAISILSGAHMTLFPRVLELLRKGGGGHVLVCGGGIIPEKDQDALGALGVGRLFGPGTATGEIVAYLEEEIARRRASRNA